agtccatggggttgcagagttgcacatgactgagtgacatacacacacacagttattataaaatattaattgtattccttgtgctgtatatCCTTATAGTTTATGTTAaacaatagtttgtacctcttaatcccctacttttatcttgccccccccccccaccccaattcgAGCTTAATTTTAGAGAATGAGAATAAGGAAGTTTGGCAGCTGGAGGGAGAAGCCACTTTTTGAGTGGGCCAAGGGAAAGTGAAACTGATGGTCCTGATCCGTTCTGACACTTTTGAGTCCTGGCTGCATACACAGGTGTCATTACTTACTGAAGACCAAGACCACGGAGTGTAGAGTCTAAGTGTTTACCCACATAACAATGGAAAGAGAGATGTCATAGGTGAGATAGTGTTTTTAAAGAGCTGGCCAAGCCAGATCAGAAACTTCATTTTGAGAGGATGCCTGGGGTGAGGTCTAAAGTGGCCTGTTAACAGGGCCTGGATGCCGGGGAGGCATGAGTGAGAGAAGCCAAGCAAGTCCTATTACATTCCTCAAAGGGTGAGAGCAGGCAAGAAGTATAAACTCATGGAAACTGTACCAAGCAGGTACCTTGATTGGGTTGAAAGATGGCTAAGAGCAGACTAGGGCCTTTGTTTTGTGGAAGAGTTCCTCTTTGCTGTAGAGGTTCTGGGTCTTAGGGCTGGGAGGGGGTTTGTACTGCCTGGGTGTTCTGTGGAGAAGGCTCTCTGATGTGGGGTCCTCTTCCCTTTTCAGAGCCTCCTTGTTCTCTGATGGCCCCCAGGAGGGTGCTGAGCCCTGGCAAGGATGGTGGGTTCTCTCACAGCACATCTTTTGACCTCATTATACCAGCACCTGTTCCAGCTGGTTTGTTCTCACTGTCTGTGGCTGAAAGCCAGGCACCTGGGGGCATTATCTCCTTGAGATGCTGGtatccctggcctgggagggcAGACGTCATCACTCCTGTTTTGCAAGTGAAAAAAGACTTCTTGGAGTTAAGtggcttgttcaaggtcacagggACAGAACCAGAACTCCAGTCCTGATCTATCGAGCAGTGCAGCCAGCCACACAGCCATTTCCTGCTGGGACATTTACCCTTGGTTCCCCTGCTCTGCCTTTTAATTCATCTTGCAAACTGAAACCATGCTAATCTTTTTCCAAAATACCCATTCACCTCATGTCAGAAAACCTGCGGTTATTCTTCACTGCAATAGGATATGTCCATTGACATCTCTTCTCTGCACTTTCGCTTTAGTTGTATTGAGGGgatgggaggtggaggtgggcaaGGGTTTTCCTCCCTTTCCAGCCTAACATCTCTTATTTCCTATCTGGCCAGCCTCAATCCAGATCTGATTCATCCTccaggttcagtctctgctcCACATTGATCTCATTAACCTTATTTATTACTCATACTACTTGTTTTTGGTGGGCTTCCAAGCCATCCTAGCCCATTGGACTTGGTATTGGTGGTATAGTTCTCTTTAGAGATGCTTTTCAATGACCTTTTCCAATTACTCCAAGTCTAGTTGAATTTGttagctccttgaaggcagggccAACAGTGTCTGCTTCTGGGTTgctggggggcggcggggggggggggggtgcggtggGCAGGGTGTGGaaggagagagagtgtgtgtgtgtacatatatatgtatatattttctttgtgggGAGGCGCCTCTGCTCAGGAGGAGGGAGCATGAAATGGTTGAAAGTGCACCTGGAGGCTCCAGAGGAGGAATGGAGTCTTGACCTGCAGATGTTCGTGCTGGGAATGGAGGTGTTGCTATACTTTTgcactcctcctccccaccccacccccaaccctgcacCTTGCAAACAGGAAAAATGAGACATCGAAGGCAGACCTAGAATGACCCAGGGGACCCAAGTACTTGGCCAGGAAGTGATTTTCTAAGCCTGAACTCCTCACACCACACTAAGGCACCACTCTATCCACTGGCAGTGTGAAGAGGAGACGCCCTCCCCTTCTCGTCCCCCCACCCCAAGTTCTCGTTCTGGAGCGCTCCCGGTTTTGTGCGGGCGCTTTCTGTCCCTCTGTGTGCTTTGAATTTTCCTACAGCTTCCTGGACCTCTCCGCTCATTTGTAagcttttcctttttactttttggttGCGCTGCGGAGAGACTCACTTTTAACAACTTTCTCCTGGCTGTCCCAGACGGTCCGAAAGCTCCTCTCTCCTTTCGTCTGCGCTCCCGGTTCTCGGGGCGCTCGCAGCTTACCTCCGCAGCTGGAGCGCAGCCCCTTCCCTCCCGACCCCCGTCCTTCCCTCCCCGCGCCGTGCGCGGGCTCCCCGCCTCGCCCCCGGCTCCGCGCCGGGTTCGGGCCGAGttcggggtgggggcaggggcagggaaggCCGAGCGGTGGGATGGGGCCGGCGCCGCCTCCAGCCTGGCTTGGGCGGGGCCCCAGGAATGGGCGGAGGCCCAGCCGCGCCCCCAGGCCCCAGCGCCGGCCCGCGCCCCTCGGACCGGAGGAGAGGGGCTGGCCCACTGCCAGCGTCTGAGAGCcggccccctcccccggcccgcTCGCAGCCAACCAGGCACTCCAGCGGGGCCCACGTGACCTGGAGTTCTAGACAAAGAAAATGTTCAatccctcccccccacctcccccctccccctctctctggcCCCCTCCGCCCCCCAGCCCCatcgcccccttcccctccccccagacGGGCAGCTACTTACAGAGCTTGAGGGCCGGGGCTCACACCTGAGCTGGACCACCGAGGGGCTGCACCTGGCCTTATGGGTAGGTTCCTGGACGGAGCCCTGGGGAAactgggggcggggaggcggcAGGGGCCGGTGGGAGGATCTCTGGGCCTGCAGCCCTCTGAGTTGAGAAGAGTCAAGTCTGCCTCCCCGGCCCGCGGGATCTGGCTGCCCTGCCTGGCCTGAGTTCTGGAGATGCTGAGTTACTGCCGTCCCACCCACTCTCTGCTCAGGAGCCCCAAGCCCCACTCCTCCCTGCTCTCAGGTGGGATCTGGTGGCTCCGGGGCCAGGAAGAGCAGCCCTGGCCTGAGCCTGGGGCAGTGGTCAGCGAAGGCTGGGGGGCAGACTCCGGCCCGTGGAGTTGGGCTGGAGGCAGCGGTTTTGCTGAACTGGCTGGCAGATGGGTTGTTGGGATTTCCTGGCTGACCTGTGTTGCTGGATAATGGACCACGCTGTCCTCAGGCCGTGCCAACCTTGTGGACTCCCAAGAGGGATGGTCTCCTCTCCTGTGTGTTCCTTGGAGCCACCGTTAGGCCACCAGAAAGAACTGGTGTTGGAGTGGGAGGGAGCAGTGCGACCCTGACACGGGGCTGTGGGGTGGCCTTATGCCGGCTTGGGATGGCAGAGGCACCAGGAACAGCCCCGGGTCTGCTGCCCCAGCAGGCATCCGCCTGGGTCTCTGGACCTCTGACCTTTGGCATGGGAAGCAGCCTGAGTCCAGAGGGAGGTGGAGGCGGGACAGCTGCCCGAAGACATGGGACTGGACGGGGAGGCCTTGCCTCCACCAGAGTGGAGTTGTCAGTGGCTCTCCAGGCTGAACAAACTCCAGGCCAAGTGGCCTCCCAGGCAGCCCGTAGTGGAGCTGCAGTGGTGTCTTCATCCTGCCCACTCTCTTGGCTACTCTGGCCTGGGACCTTCTGAACTCAGGTGGCGGGGAGGTGTGTAGGAGTTCTTAGCTCCAGAGCCCAAGCCCAGAGTTAATTAACCCTTATTTCTCCTATTGTCTGCCCGAGGAGGAGGGTTGGCACAAACGTGGAAGCCCGGCCCTCTCTCACTGCCCTAGGCAAGTCTATTCTAatgagcccctcccccacccagccaccctctcgccccttcttcccctttcctcttgCCTCCTGCTGCtaaccccccgcccccccacttCTTCCTTCCCCCACTCCTGCTGGCCGGGTCCTGTTGGaggccccttcctcctcctctgcctgccaGACCATGCTGGATGCGTGTTCTCCTGCACCTACTGGGTTGGGGGCGCTTAACAGCCATCAGCAGCATCCTCTGACAAGCTGGGGGAAGTTGTGGGGGAAGAAGAATGTTCAGGAACTTGCTTTGGAGGGGGTGAGAAGAGAGACAAAGGGGCTGAGGGGGAGTCAGGAGGGTGGTGGCAGGCACGACTCCCTTCTAGACTAGGGGAGGCGGAGGGGGGTCCCCGGCGAGACCCCCTCAATGCTGCTGGCTGTAGATCCTCTGCCATCTGCACACCTTGTTCTGGCTGAGGGGGCTGTCACCCCTGGAAACTGGGGCTTTTGGTCATCCAAGGCAGCACCCTGGTGTAGATCAGCATCCGTGCCTGAAGTTCACAGAGGCGTGCGCGGTGGAGGGAAGGGAGCAGAGATGGCCAGGCACACGTGTATCTGAGCACATCTGGTACTGGGATAGTGCTGCTGCAGCTGACAATTCTAGAGAAGCCTTCTCCCCCCAGGACTTGAGTGCAAACCTAGACACACCTTCCTGTAGGTGAGGAGGAGGTAGATAATTGATATAGGTTGGGGTGGGGCAAAGTCCCCAGGTgagagtggggctggggagggaggggcagtAACCCTGCATTCTCCCGCCCCCTGGTCTCCAAGGGCTCATTCTTCCAGCTGTTCGTGCTTTGGGGGCAAAGGATGCTTTATCCCACTGTAGAATTTGAGTTAGAGAAAGAACTAGGACTTCCACCCTCAGGTTTTTAGGAATTGCTGCAAGAAGCAGGTTTGGTTTGTGGCTGGGAGGCAAAGACTTGAagatagaacaaaataaaatgaatctaaGAGACAGTAGACCCTTGAGCTGTTCTTAACCTGGGACCTGGGGATCCATGGACAGGCTTCAGAGACTCCTTAGAATTCCTGGTACATgcataaatcatatttttaaaccaGTCAGGAAAGGTTAACAGCAATCTTTGAGTTCAAACTCCTTTTTTAGGTGGAGCAACTCAAGGGACTGCTCCAAAGTCAGCTATTAATTAGTAGCAAGGCTAAGACAGGAATGTAAATGCTGTGACTTCCAGCTTGGAGGTCTTGTACTCCAGGTAATCTTGAGGATGGGTTTGTATTCACAGCTCTGAACTGTCAGGGAAAGTGTTATTTTGAtgatgggatttttttcccccttgaatcTGGTTTGGTGAAAATGGGGGCAGAGCCTTGAAGTTTGAGGGCCACGTGTCCTAGATTCGATAGTTGGGGTGAGGTTAGGTGGAATGCCCCTCAGAGCTAACTGTCAGGTATTTCATCCTCTGTAGGGTgatgggagggcttccctggtggctcagttttaaagaaccctcctgccaatgcaggagatgcaagagacgtgggtttgatccctgggttgggaacatccccatggagaaggaaatggcacccccatgccatcattcttgcctgggaaatcccatggagagaggattctggtgggctacagtccatgaggtcgcaaagagtcagacaccacttagcgactaaacaacaagggcAATaggaatcctggagcaggttttGAGAAGGAATGGGCCTGCAGGTCACAGCTTGAGAGAGGAGCATGAAGCAGTGAAAGGATAGAGGCTGTTCAGATTGGGCGAATCCCTGGGTTTGTCAGTGGGATGGCAGAGAGGATGCCTGGCTGTACTGTGGACTCCCTAAATAactgttgaaagaatgaatatattgATGGATCGGAAAGGTGCACATAGAAAGAAGGCGTAGAATCTGGTGACCAAGTATGTTAGATATAATCCAGAGAACTCCAGGATGGCGTGTGAGCAGGAGAGCAGGCAAGCTCTTCTGGGtcttgtggtggtggttgagCAGATGGGAAAAGAACGGAGCACTCTGAACACAAAATAGTGATTTCATTGTTAGGCATCACAGCAAAACTAGAACTGTGTGGAAGCCAAGACCAGGAATAGAAGGGGTCGACTGCCCAGGAAAACTGTGGAGAAAAGGACAAGAGGATCTTTTTCTAGACTGGGGAGTAAGAgaagaaaggatggagccaaGGTCTGTGCCTAATCTTAGGTGCATGGTTGGTATCTAAACAGAATGCTCTCTGAATATAATTGATGCATATCAGAGGGTGGGCAACTGATGATGCTGACCATTGAGGAAGATTAGTTGAGGGCGGAAGATTTCCtaagaggcagaagagaaggcTGGAATCGAGCCAAGTGATTGAGTTCACCTCTCAACTGCAAATCTTTCTGTTTTCCACGGTGAGCCTGTTGAGTTGATGAGGGAACTCCTGTCTCCAGCCCCTGACCTTCTGTCATGATCTCCAGACAATGGAGAGATAGAGAAGTGCCCCTTGAGTATCAGATCAAGGTAACTTCCGTTCCTTATTTCCCCAGGCTGAGAAGAAAGCCAAGGTGATCGCAGTAATGAATGCTGTTGAAGAAAACCAGGGGTCCACCGAGTCTCAGAAGGTGGAGGAGGCCAGTCCTCCCGCCGTGCAGCAGCCCACCGACCCTGCATCCCCCACAGTGGCCACCACGCCCGAGCCCGTGGGCGCCGATGCTGGGGACAAGAACGCCACCAAAGCAGCTGACGATGAACCGGAGTACGAGGTGAGCCGCTGGCTTCTTCACCCACCTCGTCCGGCTCCTCCTGTCCTGCTCTCTCTACCTGACCCTACGTCTCTTGGTCTCTCCAGTCTTGCTCTGTCCATTCCGATGGAGCTCCCTCCCGGCTGTCGTGACCCTCAGACGTCCAGGGCTGGGGTGCTGTGGGGGGAAGCAGGGTGGCAGGGCCTTGTGACCACCCTGTAATGACTTCTGCTCCTTGGGGCTCCAGGACGGCCGGGGCTTTGGCATTGGGGAGCTGGTGTGGGGGAAACTGCGGGGCTTCTCCTGGTGGCCAGGCCGCATTGTGTCTTGGTGGATGACGGGCCGGAGCCGAGCAGCGGAAGGCACTCGTTGGGTCATGTGGTTCGGAGACGGCAAGTTCTCAGTGGTGAGTTCGGGGTTCAGTGgtggcctggggggtggggatgggaagggGTCTTGGTCCCAGGGTCTCTGGTTTCGCCTGGGGGCATGGTTGGAGTGGGATCATAGGAGAGGGAGCTGTGTTCATCCCCACTCTGCGAATGTGTGGTTGGAAAAGTCCCCAGAGGTAATTAGGTTGCACTTGGAGAGCTCGGCTGCCTTCCAGGACCCTTTACCTGGCATGCCCTTCCACATGCATCAGGTCCTCCCCGCATCTGGGGCTGGACTCTTCCTTTGCATTCTGTGATTACTTACTGGTGCATCCGGTCCTCTCAAGGGCAGAGGCGGGTCTTACTGTCCCCCACACCCCACCATGCCAGGCATGTGGTGGGTGCTCGATGAACTTGGGAAGAGGTGCAAACGAGGCTGGTTGTGCCTCCAGGTATGCGTGGAGAAGCTGATGCCGCTGAGCTCCTTCTGCAGTGCTTTCCACCAGGCCACCTACAACAAGCAGCCCATGTACCGCAAGGCTATCTACGAGGTCCTGCAGGTCAGTGCTCCACCAAGGGGCTCagcggcgggcgggggcgggggcgggctcCATCTGGGGGCTAGAGCCCAGGGTTAGGCTTGGGCAGAGGGTCCACTTGCAAGGCCCTTTGGCCTCCTCTCTTCACTCGCCCCCTTTCTGCACCTTCTCCCGCCTCTTGCCTGAGCCCACCTTCACTACTCTCCTGACAGCCTACCCCACACGTGTTGCCCCCAGGTGGCCAGCAGCCGAGCGGGGAAGCTGTTTCCAATGTGCCATGACAGCGACGAGAGCGACACTGCCAAGGCCGTGGAGGTGCAGAACAAACAGATGATCGAGTGGGCCCTGGGAGGGTTCCAGCCCTCTGGCCCCAAGGGCCTGGAGCCCCCAGAAGGTACATGCAGGTGCACCAGCAACTCTGCGCCTGGGCTGGGGGAGCCATGCTTGGAGGAAGGGGGGCCTACAAGGTCTCTCTCCCATCACAGTGGCTCATGGGAATGCTACCGTCCCCGTCTCCCTGGGGTCAGGGTAGGGACAGGGCTGCTCTGGGGCTCCGAATGACCTGTTCCCCATTGGCTTGTGGGCCCCAGAGAGTTGGGAGTAGGAACAAGTTAGGGACCAGGCTGTACCCCCTTGTTGTTGTAGGCAGATGTAcaggggagggagctggggttCCTTGTCAGCGGTAACCTTGGTCTCCTCACCTGCTTCCCTGATCCAGAGGAGAAGAACCCCTACAAAGAAGTTTACACAGACATGTGGGTTGAACCCGAGGCAGCTGCCTATGCGCCGCCCCCACCAGCCAAAAAGCCCCGAAAGAGCACAACGGAGAAGCCTAAGGTCAAGGAGATCATTGATGAACGCACAAGAGGTAGTGGGCCTGCCTGTGGAGGGAGTGGCCCCTGGAGGGCGTGGTGGGGTGAGGCCGGCATTCAGAGGGGCGGGCGTGGCCCTCGAGGGCCCCTCTAATGCCGcgctctcctcccctcccagagCGGCTGGTGTACGAGGTACGGCAGAAGTGCCGGAACATCGAGGGTGAGTCCTGAGGGGCTGCTGGGTGTTGACTCTGGGAAGTCAGTTATCTGTTGTCCATGGGCTGGGCATGAGGGGCCATGGGGTGGACATGAGGCCCACGGGGGTGGCTGGCACAGAGCAGTAAGGTACCAGGGAACGTCCTCTGTCGTGGGCGAGGGGTACTTAGAGATGGCTCTGTCCTGTACCTCCCACCGCCTCCAGCCTGCTCGGCACACACCTGCCTTCCCGGTGCTACAATCTTCCCAGTCAGTGTTAGGGGCTAGTCATTAGGGTTGTTGGTCAGAGAAAGTGGCCTCTCTTGGacttgcatgcgtgctcagtcgctttagtcctgtccaactctttgcaaccccctggactgtagtctgctagggtcctctgtccatgggattctccaggaaagaatactggagtggttgctgtgacctcctccagaggatcttcctgacccaagaattgaacccacatctcctgcattgcaggcggattctttacacggggcttccctggtggctcagagggtaaagcgtctgcctgcaacgcgggagacccgggttcgatccctgagtcaggaagatcccctggagaaggaaatggcaacctactctagtactcttgcctggaaaatcccatggacagaggagcctggtaggctacagtccatggggtcgcaaagagtccgacacgactgagtgacttcatttacTTAATTACTTACGCTTTacacctaagccaccagggaagcctggatttgAGCTTGGCCCTTTTACCTTTTCTCCACCTTCTCTCATCTGGTGGTCATTAGTGCCTCCCATGTCTGTCTCCCTTTACCAAGTGATGGTGTGTCCAGCTCGGGGCCCTCAGGGCTGGGAAGGATGGGATCAGGGTCCCAGGCCCTAAGGACTGGCTGCTCAGGGACATCTCCAGAGTGACCCGGGGTTGGGCCTGTTCTCGCAGGCAGGCGTTTGTCCTCATAGCATGCCTTTCCTGGAAGGCGGCATCGCTGCTCTGGGAGATGAGTAGGCTCCTGGGATGGGGCCGCATGGCCTCCCTGTTCCATGGGGCCCCTCCCAGACGccttcctgccttcttttctGGAGCCAGGCTTTGGCCCCAGGTGGGAGGGGGCCCCTTCAATGACACTCTGTTTCCGCTGTTCCCCAGACATCTGCATCTCTTGTGGGAGCCTCAACGTCACCTTGGAACACCCTCTTTTCATCGGAGGAATGTGCCAAAACTGCAAGGTAGGGCACGCCCAGCAGAGACGAGGCCCTGGGCTGACCACACCTGGCCTCTGGGCTGTAGCATGTGTGATAGCTATAAGGGTGACTTTGAGGTTTGCTCTTGACGCAGAGTCCTGATAAAATGGACCCTGGGGGTTCAAGTGTCTGACCTGCTGTCGCTTTTCCTCTGAGAGATCCTTGCCCCACCTTCTAAGGCCTGGTTCTCGTTCCCAGATGCGTGCTCACAATGTCATAGTCACTAGTGTGAAGTGGGGGCAGGACAGATCGTTGAGTTAGGGTTAGGGTGCCTCTCCCCGCTGCGTCCACTGCAGTGGGTGGGGAGACACGGCATCCCCTTCCCAGCTGTGTGGTCCGGGCGGAACCCTGACTGGATGGGTGGCAGGGTCGTGTCTCCAGGGCTGTGTGGAGGTTCCAAGGCGAGAGCCCAGAGGCTGGGTTCACCGCCTGCCTTTGCACTGGCTGGCCTGGGTGCTGCCCATTGGTCTCTGAGCCTCCACGCTGCTCCCTAGAACTGCTTCCTGGAATGCGCGTACCAGTACGATGACGATGGCTATCAGTCCTACTGCACCATCTGCTGCGGGGGGCGCGAGGTGCTCATGTGTGGGAACAACAATTGCTGCAGGTGAGGCCCTGCCCCGAATGCGGTGCACTCCTTGCCTGGCACCCAGGCTTTCACTGCCCGTCCTGCCCAGCACTGCAGCCACAGCCACACTCCATCCTGACCTGGGGGTGAGCGTCCCCTCTGCTCCACTGTGCTTCCTTCCAGGTGCTTTTGCGTGGAGTGTGTGGATCTCTTGGTGGGGCCAGGGGCTGCGCAGGCAGCCATCAAGGAAGACCCCTGGAACTGCTACATGTGCGGGCACAAGGGCACCTACGGGCTGCTGCGGCGGCGGGACGACTGGCCGTCTCGGCTCCAGATGTTCTTCGCCAACAACCATGACCAGGAATTCGTGAGTGCTGGGTGCTGGGTGGAGGGCGGCTCTTTTCACCCCCCACCTGCCAGAGCCAGAGGGCAGACTCGGCCAAAGCGAGAGCACTGGATTGAGGTCCTGAGCACCATGTAGCCATGCCTGCACTGCCAGCCAGGGCTGTGGGGGTCCAGAGGGCCCAAGTGCTCACAATTGGCAGAGAGGCCTGCCCCAGGTGTGGGTCTGCAGTACATTCCTGGATGCTCACCTGGCCTGTTGTGCTGGCTGCTAGGACCCTCCGAAGGTTTACCCACCTGTCCCAGCTGAGAAGAGGAAGCCCATCCGGGTGCTGTCTCTATTCGATGGAATTGCTACAGGTGAGAGTGGTTGGCATCTTGGTCCTAGGACATGGGAGCTGAGCTCAGGGGACTGTGTATCTGTCACTCTGGTAAAACAGGGTGACAGTTAATATTACAGCTGTTAACATGTTAGCCTAAGGAGGAAACTCGTGTGTTCAATAAGAAGTTGGAAATAAGTGGTAAACCAGCATGTGCAGTGGGCATTCCCTTAAATGGGCAGGGCTAGGGGGCTCTTCAGCAGAAAATGGAGCAGTTGCTGGTCAGAGATTATTGAAGATTTTCACAAAACCTCAAAGGACAGAACTTGGCCACCAAAGTAAAAACATAGACAGTCCTGTTGTGCTTTGATTGTAAGTCACAGTGAAAAACAAACtgtaaacaaaagagtctaaagaatatttaaattgcCCATAATCCTATAATTAGTGTTTTGGTATATGTCCttttacatttttagattttagattttttttctgggcttgtatgtttatataatatGTAGATATTAAAATGCATAGTGTTATAACTTGCCATTTCATTTATAGTGTTATGAGTTGTTTTTCACATAACCAATATAGGACTATGTTATTTGTAAATGCTACATAGGATTCCTTGGAGTGGAAGTACCATAATTTAATGAACCCCTATTGGGTGGTTTACTTTTTTCCTGATTCTTCTGGGCAGTGCCGTAACAAGCATTCTCATGCATGCGTCTTATTTATACACTTAACCCATTAACTGTGTAgccagtttttaatttcatgtggtTCTTAACCTGAGTCCTGACATCcacccctctgccctgcccccaggctgAGGCTTTTCAGTCTTTAGGAAAGAACAGTCCTCCTCAGAACTTGTCTTAGGAccagagggagatgggaaggctgGGCCAGAGACCTTGGCCAGAGGGTGGAGCTGGTCCCCCGGACGGATGTGTGTCTTCTGTACGTAGCTCAGTGCTGTTTGTGTGAACCTGGAGGAGTTCATGTACAGCTTTGGTTTCCCAGGCTAGAACCTGGAAGCCTCCTTAAGCAGCGTTACACTGCAAGAGGCTGGGCAGGCTCCTGGTAGGGAGGTCTGCTGGGAGCAGATCTGTTGGGAGCAGTTGGGGATCATACAGGGTCTCCTGAAGCTCTCAGGGTCTGTTCTGAATGGTGGTCTGTTCCAGCCAGCGTTTGTGGAAGGGACCTGGTCAGGAAGTGTGAATACTGATTAGCTCAGGAGGAAGCACATTTAATGAGACCACCCACTCTGCCTTGAAGACCCAAGAGAAGGGCTGGATCAGGCATGCGTGGTGTTCTGAGGTGGAGAGGGTGCCCGAGTGCTGGGGGCTCACAGAGGCGGGAAGGCCATCCTGGGGGCCATGGAATGGGGTGGGCATCAGTGAGACCATTTAAGAGCAGGGGGCGTTTATGTTGAGTGTTGTTGGATGGCTGAATTGCAGCCTGATGTTAAGGGCCAGGGAAGGACACGTGTATACAAATAGCAAAGGAAAGCCTACTCCAGAGTCAGCTGTTGTTCTCCCCTGGTTCCAGAAAGCCCTGGAATGTCCTGTCTGGAATGTTTTCTGAATAGATCCAATTAGGCATGAGACAGCCTCAACGGTAACAGCCTCAGTGTCTTTGTTACTGATAAGTCCAATTGACCCGGAAGTTTCTGGGCAGCCTTCTGGGCAGGGTGGGGCTTGGGCTTGACTCTGACTCACGTGTCTGGCTTGCCGCAGGGACCCCCTGTGAAGACCAGGGTGCCAGGCAGGTGACCCAGTGACTGCTTTTTGCTGGCTGGTACAGGGCTTCTGGTGCTGAAGGACTTGGGCATTCAGGTGGACCGCTACATCGCCTCCGAGGTGTGTGAGGACTCCATCACGGTGGGCATGGTGCGGCACCAGGGAAAGATCATGTACGTCGGGGACGTCCGCAGCGTTACACAGAAGCATGTACGTCAGCGTCGCAGTCCGTCCCTTTCTCCACGTCACTCAGCTCCTGGACCCGCCCCTTTACATCACTCAGCCCCTGGGCCCACCCCCTTTTCCAGTCACTCAGCTCCTGGGCCGGCGCCCACTGCTCTCATCTTCCTCTCCCCGCTTGAACTCTCCCTCCTTCTCGTCCATCTCCCTCTTTTGTCTCAAGAGGCTGGGCAGGTTCTGCTGGGACTTGGGGGGCCAGGCCTTTAGGGCTTGGGCTCCTCCCTGGCTGGTTTCTGGGCCCCTTTGAGTGAAGCGTTGTGGGTTACAGAGGTTCCCGTCCTCCGGGTACTGCTAGCCACAGCGTCACCAGCCTG
This window of the Bubalus bubalis isolate 160015118507 breed Murrah chromosome 12, NDDB_SH_1, whole genome shotgun sequence genome carries:
- the DNMT3A gene encoding DNA (cytosine-5)-methyltransferase 3A isoform X5, which encodes MNAVEENQGSTESQKVEEASPPAVQQPTDPASPTVATTPEPVGADAGDKNATKAADDEPEYEDGRGFGIGELVWGKLRGFSWWPGRIVSWWMTGRSRAAEGTRWVMWFGDGKFSVVCVEKLMPLSSFCSAFHQATYNKQPMYRKAIYEVLQVASSRAGKLFPMCHDSDESDTAKAVEVQNKQMIEWALGGFQPSGPKGLEPPEEEKNPYKEVYTDMWVEPEAAAYAPPPPAKKPRKSTTEKPKVKEIIDERTRERLVYEVRQKCRNIEDICISCGSLNVTLEHPLFIGGMCQNCKNCFLECAYQYDDDGYQSYCTICCGGREVLMCGNNNCCRCFCVECVDLLVGPGAAQAAIKEDPWNCYMCGHKGTYGLLRRRDDWPSRLQMFFANNHDQEFDPPKVYPPVPAEKRKPIRVLSLFDGIATGLLVLKDLGIQVDRYIASEVCEDSITVGMVRHQGKIMYVGDVRSVTQKHIQEWGPFDLVIGGSPCNDLSIVNPARKGLYEGTGRLFFEFYRLLHDARPKEGDDRPFFWLFENVVAMGVSDKRDISRFLESNPVMIDAKEVSAAHRARYFWGNLPGMNRPLASTVNDKLELQECLEHGRIAKFSKVRTITTRSNSIKQGKDQHFPVFMNEKEDILWCTEMERVFGFPVHYTDVSNMSRLARQRLLGRSWSVPVIRHLFAPLKEYFACVTWSDESCALTSSRQHLEPQVHDTWFRFPPRQAAWRWRRFRFDPGGRTL
- the DNMT3A gene encoding DNA (cytosine-5)-methyltransferase 3A isoform X6, with the protein product MNAVEENQGSTESQKVEEASPPAVQQPTDPASPTVATTPEPVGADAGDKNATKAADDEPEYEDGRGFGIGELVWGKLRGFSWWPGRIVSWWMTGRSRAAEGTRWVMWFGDGKFSVVCVEKLMPLSSFCSAFHQATYNKQPMYRKAIYEVLQVASSRAGKLFPMCHDSDESDTAKAVEVQNKQMIEWALGGFQPSGPKGLEPPEEEKNPYKEVYTDMWVEPEAAAYAPPPPAKKPRKSTTEKPKVKEIIDERTRERLVYEVRQKCRNIEDICISCGSLNVTLEHPLFIGGMCQNCKNCFLECAYQYDDDGYQSYCTICCGGREVLMCGNNNCCRCFCVECVDLLVGPGAAQAAIKEDPWNCYMCGHKGTYGLLRRRDDWPSRLQMFFANNHDQEFDPPKVYPPVPAEKRKPIRVLSLFDGIATGLLVLKDLGIQVDRYIASEVCEDSITVGMVRHQGKIMYVGDVRSVTQKHIQEWGPFDLVIGGSPCNDLSIVNPARKGLYEGTGRLFFEFYRLLHDARPKEGDDRPFFWLFENVVAMGVSDKRDISRFLESNPVMIDAKEVSAAHRARYFWGNLPGMNRPLASTVNDKLELQECLEHGRIAKFSKVRTITTRSNSIKQGKDQHFPVFMNEKEDILWCTEMERVFGFPVHYTDVSNMSRLARQRLLGRSWSVPVIRHLFAPLKEYFACV